In Pseudomonas fluorescens, one genomic interval encodes:
- a CDS encoding MdtB/MuxB family multidrug efflux RND transporter permease subunit — MNISRLFILRPVATTLSMLAIVLAGLIAYRLLPVSALPQVDYPTIRVMTLYPGASPDVMTSAVTAPLERQFGQMPGLTQMASTSSGGASVLTLRFSLDINMDVAEQQVQAAINAATNLLPTDLPAPPVYNKVNPADTPVLTLAITSKTMLLPKLNDLVDTRMAQKIAQISGVGMVSIAGGQRQAVRIKVNPEALAANSLNLEDVRTLIGASNVNQPKGNFDGPTRVSMLDANDQLTSPKDYANLILAYKNGAPLRLKDVAEIVDGAENERLAAWANQNQAVLLNIQRQPGANVIEVVDRIKALLPSITDNLPAGLDVTVLTDRTQTIRASVTDVQHELLIAIALVVMVTFLFLRRASATIIPSVAVPLSLIGTFGVMYLAGFSVNNLTLMALTIATGFVVDDAIVMLENIARFIEEGDSPMQAALKGAKQIGFTLISLTLSLIAVLIPLLFMADVVGRLFREFAITLAVAILISLVVSLTLTPMMCARLLKREPEAHEQGRFYRASGAVIDWMIAAYGRKLQWVLKHQPLTLLVAIGTLALTVFLYMVVPKGFFPVQDTGVIQGISEAPQSISFAAMGERQQALAKVILEDPAVESLSSYIGVDGDNATLNSGRLLINLKPHGQRDLSATEVIARLQPQLDKLVGIRLFMQPVQDLTIEDRVSRTQYQFSMSSPDAELLSQWSGRLVEALAQRPELTDVASDLQDKGLQVYLVIDRDAASRLGVSVQNITDALYDAFGQRQISTIYTQASQYRVVLQAQAGEKIGPAALDQIHVKTTDGAQVRLSSLAHVEERQAQLAITHIGQFPAVMMSFNLAPGVALGHAVDIIDQVQKDIGMPIGVQTQFQGAAEAFQASLSSTLLLILAAVVTMYIVLGVLYESYIHPITILSTLPSAAVGALLALLLSGNDLGMIAIIGIILLIGIVKKNAIMMIDFALDAERTQGMAPEQAIYQAALLRFRPILMTTLAALFGAVPLMLATGSGAELRQPLGLVMVGGLLVSQVLTLFTTPVIYLYFDRLGRRFGKTNAEEVPV; from the coding sequence ATGAACATTTCGCGGCTGTTCATCCTCCGTCCGGTAGCCACCACCCTGAGCATGCTGGCCATTGTTCTGGCCGGCCTGATTGCTTATCGCCTGCTGCCGGTCTCGGCATTGCCGCAGGTCGATTATCCGACCATTCGCGTCATGACCCTGTACCCCGGCGCCAGTCCGGACGTGATGACCAGTGCCGTCACCGCGCCGCTCGAACGTCAGTTCGGGCAGATGCCGGGCCTGACGCAAATGGCCTCGACCAGCTCCGGCGGCGCTTCGGTGCTGACCCTGCGCTTCAGCCTCGACATCAACATGGACGTCGCCGAACAGCAGGTGCAAGCCGCGATCAACGCCGCGACCAACCTGCTGCCGACCGACCTGCCGGCGCCGCCGGTGTACAACAAGGTCAACCCGGCGGATACCCCGGTGCTGACCCTGGCGATCACCTCGAAAACCATGCTCCTGCCCAAGCTCAATGATCTGGTCGATACGCGCATGGCGCAGAAGATCGCCCAGATCAGCGGCGTCGGCATGGTCAGCATTGCCGGCGGTCAGCGGCAGGCGGTGCGGATCAAGGTCAACCCGGAAGCCCTCGCGGCGAACAGCCTGAACCTGGAAGACGTGCGCACCCTGATCGGCGCGTCCAATGTCAACCAGCCGAAAGGTAACTTCGACGGCCCGACCCGGGTCTCGATGCTCGACGCTAACGACCAACTGACGTCGCCCAAGGACTACGCCAACCTGATCCTCGCCTACAAGAACGGCGCGCCGCTGCGTCTGAAGGATGTGGCGGAAATCGTCGACGGCGCGGAGAACGAACGTCTCGCCGCGTGGGCCAATCAGAATCAGGCAGTGTTGCTGAACATCCAGCGTCAGCCGGGCGCCAACGTGATCGAGGTGGTCGACCGGATCAAGGCGTTGCTGCCGAGCATCACCGACAACCTGCCGGCCGGCCTCGACGTTACCGTGCTCACCGACCGCACCCAGACCATCCGCGCCTCGGTGACTGACGTGCAGCACGAACTGCTGATCGCCATTGCGCTGGTGGTGATGGTGACGTTCCTGTTTTTGCGGCGTGCCAGTGCGACGATCATCCCGTCGGTGGCGGTGCCGCTGTCGCTGATTGGTACGTTTGGCGTGATGTACCTGGCCGGCTTCTCGGTCAACAACCTGACCTTGATGGCCCTGACCATCGCCACCGGTTTTGTGGTCGACGATGCGATCGTGATGCTGGAAAACATCGCGCGCTTCATCGAGGAGGGTGATAGCCCGATGCAGGCAGCGCTGAAAGGCGCCAAACAGATCGGTTTCACTTTGATTTCGCTGACCCTGTCGCTGATCGCGGTACTGATTCCACTACTGTTCATGGCTGACGTGGTCGGGCGGCTGTTCCGCGAGTTCGCCATCACTCTGGCGGTGGCGATCCTTATTTCGCTGGTGGTCTCGCTGACCCTGACGCCGATGATGTGCGCGCGCTTGCTCAAGCGTGAGCCGGAGGCCCACGAACAGGGCCGCTTCTACCGGGCCAGTGGCGCGGTCATCGACTGGATGATCGCCGCGTACGGGCGCAAGTTGCAGTGGGTGCTCAAACACCAGCCGCTGACCCTGTTGGTGGCTATCGGTACGTTGGCGCTGACGGTGTTCCTTTATATGGTGGTGCCCAAGGGCTTTTTCCCGGTGCAGGACACCGGGGTGATCCAGGGCATCTCCGAAGCGCCGCAGTCGATTTCGTTCGCGGCCATGGGCGAGCGCCAGCAGGCGCTGGCCAAAGTGATTCTCGAAGATCCGGCGGTGGAGAGCCTGTCGTCCTACATCGGTGTCGACGGCGACAACGCCACGCTCAACAGCGGTCGCTTGCTGATCAACCTCAAGCCGCATGGCCAGCGTGACCTGAGCGCCACCGAGGTGATCGCGCGCCTGCAACCGCAACTGGACAAACTGGTCGGCATCCGTCTGTTCATGCAGCCGGTGCAGGATCTGACCATCGAGGATCGGGTCAGCCGCACCCAATACCAGTTCAGCATGTCCTCGCCGGATGCCGAACTGCTCAGCCAATGGAGCGGGCGTCTGGTCGAAGCCCTGGCCCAGCGTCCGGAACTGACCGACGTTGCCAGCGACTTGCAGGATAAAGGCCTGCAGGTCTATCTGGTGATCGACCGCGATGCGGCTTCGCGCCTCGGTGTCTCGGTGCAGAACATCACCGATGCGCTGTATGACGCCTTCGGTCAGCGGCAGATCTCGACCATTTACACCCAGGCCAGCCAGTACCGCGTGGTGCTGCAGGCGCAGGCCGGGGAGAAGATCGGCCCGGCGGCGCTGGACCAGATTCACGTCAAGACCACTGACGGTGCGCAGGTGCGCCTGTCGAGCCTGGCCCATGTCGAGGAGCGTCAGGCGCAACTGGCGATCACCCACATCGGCCAGTTCCCTGCGGTGATGATGTCGTTCAACCTGGCTCCCGGTGTGGCGCTGGGACATGCGGTGGATATCATCGATCAGGTGCAGAAGGACATCGGCATGCCGATTGGCGTGCAGACCCAGTTCCAGGGCGCGGCCGAAGCGTTCCAGGCGTCGCTGTCGAGCACCTTGCTGCTGATTCTGGCGGCGGTGGTGACCATGTACATCGTGCTCGGCGTGCTTTACGAAAGTTACATCCACCCGATCACCATTCTCTCGACCCTGCCGTCGGCGGCGGTCGGCGCCTTGCTCGCGTTGCTGCTCAGCGGCAATGACCTGGGGATGATCGCGATCATCGGCATCATCCTGCTTATCGGTATCGTCAAGAAGAACGCGATCATGATGATCGACTTCGCCCTCGACGCCGAACGCACCCAGGGCATGGCGCCGGAGCAGGCGATCTATCAGGCGGCGCTGCTGCGCTTCCGGCCGATTCTGATGACCACCTTGGCCGCGCTGTTCGGCGCCGTGCCGTTGATGCTCGCCACCGGTTCCGGGGCTGAGTTGCGTCAGCCACTGGGTCTGGTGATGGTCGGCGGTCTGCTGGTGAGCCAGGTGCTGACCCTGTTCACCACGCCGGTGATCTATCTGTACTTCGACCGTCTCGGTCGGCGCTTTGGCAAAACCAATGCCGAAGAGGTACCGGTATGA
- a CDS encoding MdtA/MuxA family multidrug efflux RND transporter periplasmic adaptor subunit yields the protein MVNQSMQSSPRNSRRWLISLLVLLVIAVLCWKFWPAGSAHKEGADKAASGHAGRSGMMRPGFGGAAGPIPVRVAPAVTGDFPLYYKALGTVTALNTINVRSRVGGELVKINFEEGQMVKAGDLLAEIDPRPYQNALLQAEGTLLQNQAQLKNAQVDVERYRGLYKEDSIAKQTLDTAEALVGQYLGTVKTNQAAVNDAKLNLEFTKIRAPIAGRVGLRQVDVGNLVAANDTTFLAVITQTQPISVVFTLPENSLETVLARYHSGARLPAEAWDRGDTKIQASGVLQSLDNQIDVATGTLKFKARYDNRDQSLFPNQFVNVHLLADTLKGVVLAPSAAIQFGTNGTFVYALDGDKKVTIRQLKIGASDGTNTVVTEGLAAGDRVVLEGTDRLKEGSEVEVVNDSNDVPTTPTGHLQGKPAASAPDAAAADKAKKGA from the coding sequence TGTTGGTCATCGCCGTCCTGTGCTGGAAATTCTGGCCCGCCGGTTCGGCCCACAAGGAGGGCGCCGACAAGGCGGCGAGCGGCCATGCCGGACGTTCGGGGATGATGCGGCCAGGCTTCGGCGGTGCGGCCGGGCCGATTCCGGTGCGTGTGGCGCCGGCGGTCACGGGCGACTTCCCGCTGTATTACAAGGCACTGGGCACGGTGACTGCGCTCAACACCATCAACGTGCGCAGCCGGGTCGGCGGTGAACTGGTGAAGATCAATTTCGAGGAAGGGCAGATGGTCAAGGCCGGCGACCTGCTGGCAGAGATCGATCCGCGTCCGTACCAGAACGCCTTGCTCCAGGCTGAAGGCACCTTGCTGCAGAATCAGGCGCAGTTGAAAAACGCACAGGTCGACGTCGAGCGTTATCGCGGCCTGTACAAGGAAGACAGCATCGCCAAGCAGACCCTGGACACCGCCGAAGCGCTGGTCGGCCAGTACCTGGGCACGGTCAAGACCAATCAGGCGGCGGTCAACGACGCCAAGCTCAATCTCGAATTCACCAAGATCCGCGCACCGATTGCCGGTCGCGTCGGTCTGCGTCAGGTCGACGTCGGCAACCTCGTCGCCGCCAACGACACCACGTTCCTTGCGGTCATCACTCAGACCCAACCGATCAGCGTGGTCTTCACCCTGCCGGAAAACAGTCTCGAAACCGTATTGGCGCGCTACCACAGCGGCGCCAGACTGCCGGCCGAGGCATGGGATCGCGGCGATACCAAGATCCAGGCCAGCGGCGTGCTGCAAAGTCTCGATAACCAGATCGACGTCGCCACCGGCACCCTGAAATTCAAGGCCCGTTACGATAACCGCGACCAGTCGCTGTTCCCCAATCAGTTCGTCAACGTCCATCTGCTGGCCGATACCTTGAAAGGCGTGGTACTCGCACCGTCGGCGGCGATTCAGTTCGGCACCAACGGCACGTTCGTTTACGCATTGGACGGCGACAAGAAAGTCACCATCCGCCAACTGAAGATCGGCGCCAGTGACGGTACCAACACCGTGGTCACCGAAGGCCTCGCCGCGGGCGATCGCGTGGTGCTGGAAGGCACCGACCGCCTGAAGGAAGGCAGCGAAGTGGAAGTGGTCAACGACAGCAATGACGTGCCGACAACCCCGACCGGGCACCTGCAGGGCAAACCCGCCGCCAGTGCACCGGACGCCGCCGCGGCTGACAAGGCCAAGAAGGGCGCATGA